In Luteolibacter rhizosphaerae, the following proteins share a genomic window:
- a CDS encoding DUF4240 domain-containing protein, with the protein MSRLPMTITRFWEIIGDVHEASGGDMDVKCDLLRERLETLDPDEMKSFRRHFDACDAKAYTWGLWGAAYVIDGGCSDDGFDDFRSTLISQGRAVFESAVKDPDSLAEQPYLDGEPCYEGFAYAVTDAEEQVVGEAGIRSDFPTTPSGDDWDEEDLPRLYPKLSRRFP; encoded by the coding sequence ATGTCTAGGCTCCCGATGACGATCACTCGCTTCTGGGAAATCATCGGGGACGTTCACGAGGCCTCCGGAGGAGATATGGATGTGAAGTGCGATCTCCTGCGCGAACGCTTGGAGACCCTCGACCCGGATGAGATGAAATCCTTCCGCCGTCATTTCGATGCCTGCGATGCGAAGGCCTACACCTGGGGTCTCTGGGGTGCCGCCTATGTCATCGACGGCGGCTGCTCGGATGACGGCTTCGACGACTTCCGCTCGACGCTGATCTCCCAAGGCCGCGCGGTCTTCGAGAGCGCCGTGAAGGACCCCGACAGCCTGGCCGAACAACCCTATCTCGACGGCGAGCCCTGCTACGAAGGCTTCGCCTATGCCGTCACCGATGCGGAAGAGCAGGTCGTCGGAGAGGCCGGAATTCGCTCCGATTTCCCTACGACCCCATCCGGAGACGATTGGGATGAAGAGGACCTGCCCCGGCTCTATCCGAAGCTCAGCCGCAGGTTTCCCTGA
- a CDS encoding PH domain-containing protein, with protein sequence MSEEVLWKGSPSQVLNLGKYVVALLLAAGIVVAGLFPGLQIVWAALVLPLGWALWTFIETRSVHHELTSERIRLRSGIFNQKMDDVELYRVKDTSMERPFWYRMFGLSTLIIETSDRSQPRIEIKAVRNGDDLRETLRKQVEFWRDRKRVREVDFDEGAVADAGQDEGGQGTIV encoded by the coding sequence GTGAGCGAAGAAGTTCTCTGGAAAGGCAGCCCCTCGCAGGTGCTGAATCTCGGCAAGTATGTGGTGGCCCTGCTGCTGGCCGCGGGCATCGTGGTGGCCGGCTTGTTCCCCGGCCTGCAGATCGTCTGGGCCGCACTGGTCCTGCCGCTCGGCTGGGCGCTCTGGACTTTCATCGAGACGCGCAGCGTGCACCACGAGTTGACCTCCGAGCGGATCCGCCTGCGCTCCGGAATCTTCAACCAGAAGATGGATGATGTGGAACTCTACCGGGTGAAGGATACCTCGATGGAGCGGCCCTTCTGGTATCGAATGTTCGGTCTCTCCACGCTCATCATCGAGACCTCCGACCGCTCGCAGCCGCGGATCGAGATCAAGGCGGTGCGCAATGGCGACGATCTGCGCGAGACCCTGCGCAAGCAGGTGGAATTCTGGCGCGACCGGAAGCGCGTGCGCGAGGTGGATTTTGACGAGGGTGCGGTAGCCGATGCCGGCCAGGACGAAGGCGGGCAGGGGACGATTGTCTGA
- a CDS encoding alpha/beta fold hydrolase has translation MRALALLLLLAPAAFAQADPFSALDANKDGKITINEVPDIARGQFKGFDGNGDGAVTREEFLAAASGQTGGEAGKAIELSHLKDIDYVGSNNPRQKLDLVVPKRAGAAKRPLVVLIHGGGWLSGRKEDVGDLVRLLASTGDYVAATINYRLTQEAAWPAQIHDCKAAIRFLRGNAEKYGIDPERIGVMGLSAGGQLVSVLGTGNDEPVLEGSLGGFAKVSSRVQCVVNFFGPTDFLTFFGKDTTAARLRGANMISQFLGKKSDPELKENARQASAVTWVTKDDAPFLTAHGTEDNLVPLDQAEKIHAALESAKVESHLIVMQGAGHGFANAELNRRIRTFLDKHLRGLPGTISDEPIAVR, from the coding sequence ATGCGCGCCCTCGCCCTCCTCCTGCTGCTGGCTCCCGCCGCCTTCGCCCAAGCCGATCCCTTCTCCGCGCTGGACGCGAACAAGGACGGCAAGATCACGATCAACGAGGTCCCGGACATCGCCCGCGGGCAGTTCAAGGGCTTCGATGGCAATGGCGACGGTGCCGTTACCCGCGAGGAATTCCTCGCGGCGGCTTCCGGTCAGACGGGCGGCGAAGCGGGCAAGGCAATCGAGCTCTCGCACCTGAAGGATATCGACTACGTCGGGTCTAACAATCCGCGGCAGAAGTTGGATCTGGTGGTGCCCAAGCGGGCCGGTGCCGCGAAGCGTCCGCTGGTGGTCCTGATCCACGGCGGCGGCTGGCTCTCGGGCCGGAAGGAAGATGTCGGTGATCTCGTGCGTTTGCTGGCATCCACCGGCGACTATGTGGCCGCGACGATCAACTATCGGCTCACCCAGGAAGCGGCGTGGCCGGCACAGATCCACGATTGCAAGGCGGCGATCCGCTTCCTCCGCGGCAATGCGGAGAAGTATGGCATCGATCCCGAGCGCATCGGCGTGATGGGCCTTTCGGCGGGCGGGCAGTTGGTCTCGGTGCTTGGCACGGGCAACGACGAGCCGGTGCTGGAGGGAAGCCTCGGTGGCTTCGCCAAGGTCAGCAGCCGGGTGCAGTGCGTGGTGAATTTCTTCGGGCCTACGGATTTCCTTACCTTCTTCGGGAAGGATACCACGGCGGCCCGCTTGAGAGGGGCGAACATGATCTCGCAGTTCCTCGGTAAGAAGAGCGACCCGGAGTTGAAGGAGAACGCGCGCCAGGCTTCCGCGGTGACCTGGGTGACGAAGGACGATGCGCCCTTCCTGACCGCTCACGGCACGGAGGATAACCTGGTGCCGCTGGATCAGGCGGAGAAGATCCATGCCGCGCTGGAATCGGCGAAGGTGGAGAGTCATCTGATCGTGATGCAAGGGGCCGGGCACGGCTTCGCGAATGCCGAGCTGAACCGGCGCATCCGGACCTTCCTGGACAAGCATCTGCGAGGTCTCCCGGGAACGATTTCCGACGAGCCGATCGCGGTGAGGTGA
- a CDS encoding TIM barrel protein, translating to MTELPGRTPHTPIAVNIEMWFEGSFEERIEQAAALGFPAIELWTWRDKDLVTGAGLLKKHGMIATQFTAWGFGQQINHPQYPVEDFVNEISAACDAADLLPGCELMTVVGGDNIPGLTKEQMHAAVIEKLRAAVPVLEAKKKTIILEPMNPYNHPDHCLYGSEDGVAICKAVGSLRVLLNWDLFHMQRYEGNLIDNLERHKEWIGYVQFADSPGRFEPDTGEVRYSELFRKVRELKLPLPLGAECLPYAKDARRAAERLYQVDLQSA from the coding sequence ATGACCGAACTTCCCGGACGCACCCCGCACACGCCAATCGCCGTCAATATCGAGATGTGGTTCGAAGGCTCCTTCGAGGAGCGGATCGAGCAAGCCGCCGCGCTCGGCTTCCCGGCGATCGAGTTGTGGACCTGGCGGGACAAGGATCTGGTGACGGGTGCCGGGCTGCTGAAGAAGCATGGCATGATCGCCACGCAGTTCACTGCCTGGGGTTTCGGCCAGCAGATCAATCACCCGCAGTATCCGGTCGAGGACTTCGTGAACGAGATCAGCGCCGCCTGCGATGCCGCGGATCTCTTGCCCGGCTGCGAGCTGATGACCGTGGTAGGCGGGGACAATATCCCGGGCCTGACCAAGGAGCAGATGCATGCCGCGGTGATCGAGAAGCTGCGCGCCGCCGTGCCGGTGCTGGAGGCGAAGAAGAAGACGATCATCCTGGAGCCGATGAATCCCTACAACCACCCCGACCACTGCCTCTACGGCAGCGAGGACGGGGTGGCCATCTGCAAGGCCGTGGGCTCGCTGCGGGTGCTGCTGAATTGGGATCTCTTCCACATGCAGCGCTACGAAGGGAACCTGATCGACAATCTGGAGCGGCATAAGGAGTGGATCGGCTACGTGCAGTTCGCGGATTCCCCGGGCCGCTTCGAGCCGGATACCGGCGAGGTGCGCTACAGCGAGCTGTTCCGGAAGGTGCGCGAGCTGAAGCTGCCGTTGCCGCTCGGCGCGGAATGCCTGCCCTACGCGAAGGATGCCCGCCGTGCGGCGGAGCGGCTGTATCAAGTGGACCTGCAGTCGGCGTAA
- a CDS encoding RNA polymerase sigma factor — translation MNIFQRLASNPVMGPAGSGGAASGMPEEPEAGPDDEALVLRAKAGDLKAYDELVTRHRGRIYAMIRNMVKNDTDAWDLSQEAFIKAWQALPRFEAKARFTTWLYRIAHNCVYDFTRRRRPEGGDEINDELLNRDRIDPAAVATPAESRSPDEALAGDELRAKIESALSKLSPEHREAVILKDVQGLAYKEIADVMSCSIGTVMSRLFYARQKLQSLLQDEYDAR, via the coding sequence ATGAATATTTTCCAGCGCCTCGCGTCGAATCCCGTGATGGGCCCAGCAGGGTCCGGCGGGGCGGCTTCCGGGATGCCGGAGGAGCCCGAAGCCGGCCCGGACGACGAGGCACTGGTCCTCCGCGCAAAAGCGGGCGACCTGAAAGCCTACGACGAACTGGTCACCCGTCACCGGGGAAGAATCTACGCTATGATCCGCAACATGGTCAAAAACGACACCGACGCCTGGGACCTCTCGCAAGAGGCCTTCATCAAGGCGTGGCAGGCCCTGCCTCGTTTCGAGGCCAAGGCCCGTTTTACCACCTGGCTCTACCGGATCGCCCACAACTGCGTCTACGACTTCACCCGCCGCCGCCGCCCCGAGGGTGGCGACGAAATCAACGACGAGCTTTTGAACCGCGACCGGATCGACCCCGCCGCGGTGGCCACCCCGGCCGAGTCCCGCAGCCCGGACGAAGCCCTGGCCGGAGACGAACTCCGCGCGAAAATCGAATCCGCCCTCTCCAAACTCTCCCCTGAACACCGCGAAGCCGTGATCTTGAAAGACGTCCAAGGTTTGGCGTATAAGGAGATCGCCGACGTGATGAGCTGCTCGATCGGCACGGTGATGAGCCGTCTTTTCTACGCCCGTCAGAAACTCCAATCCCTCCTGCAGGATGAATACGATGCCCGATGA
- the msrB gene encoding peptide-methionine (R)-S-oxide reductase MsrB has product METASTAPEQPTGKVEKSDEEWKKILTPEQYRILRQAGTERPNGEVYKQFNQQGEGTYYCAGCGAELFTAKEKFDSHCGWPSFYDPSKAKNVTTRDDFSGGMVRTEVNCAKCGGHLGHVFKGEGFNTPTDQRYCINGVALKFVPAKAEKKEEAKKEEPKAEEKK; this is encoded by the coding sequence ATGGAAACCGCCAGCACAGCGCCCGAGCAACCGACCGGCAAGGTCGAGAAGTCCGACGAGGAGTGGAAGAAGATCCTCACGCCGGAGCAATACCGCATCCTCCGCCAAGCCGGTACCGAGCGGCCGAACGGCGAGGTCTACAAGCAATTCAACCAACAGGGTGAGGGCACCTACTACTGCGCCGGCTGCGGTGCGGAGCTTTTCACCGCGAAGGAGAAGTTCGACAGCCACTGCGGCTGGCCCTCCTTCTACGACCCCTCGAAGGCCAAGAACGTCACCACGCGCGACGACTTCTCCGGCGGCATGGTCCGCACGGAAGTGAACTGCGCGAAGTGCGGCGGCCATCTCGGGCACGTTTTCAAGGGAGAGGGTTTCAATACCCCGACCGACCAGCGCTACTGCATCAACGGCGTGGCGCTGAAGTTCGTCCCCGCCAAGGCGGAGAAGAAGGAAGAGGCCAAGAAGGAGGAGCCGAAAGCCGAGGAGAAGAAGTAA
- a CDS encoding nucleotidyl transferase AbiEii/AbiGii toxin family protein, which translates to MKLQKDIREFIGLLLSRKVEFLLVGGYALAFHGAPRFTEDIDFLVLVSPENAEKLAGVLDDFGFDELGLTSADFLVPDQVIQLGRAPNRIDLLTGISGVTWENAWNSRTPVIMDGLEIQVIGKAALEANKAATGRPQDLADLARLRGVD; encoded by the coding sequence ATGAAGCTGCAGAAGGATATCCGCGAGTTTATCGGGTTGTTGCTCTCGCGGAAAGTTGAGTTCCTGCTCGTAGGAGGCTACGCGCTTGCGTTTCACGGTGCACCGAGGTTCACGGAAGATATCGATTTCCTCGTCTTGGTTTCTCCTGAGAACGCGGAGAAGCTGGCGGGAGTATTGGATGACTTCGGCTTTGATGAGTTGGGTCTTACTTCAGCGGACTTTCTTGTCCCGGATCAGGTGATCCAACTCGGGCGAGCTCCGAACCGGATCGATCTGCTCACCGGGATAAGCGGCGTAACTTGGGAGAATGCTTGGAATTCGAGAACGCCTGTCATCATGGACGGGTTGGAAATCCAAGTAATTGGCAAGGCAGCTCTGGAGGCAAACAAGGCCGCAACGGGGCGTCCTCAAGACTTGGCGGATCTGGCGAGATTGAGAGGGGTGGACTGA
- a CDS encoding anti-sigma factor family protein, with amino-acid sequence MNTMPDEELLALWVEDELDSASAAGVEAWAATQPEWLARREDARQLKALFRRANMPSAEEPPYADFFNSRISREIAREAAAAAPAAPAPARERNFFRWLLPATAVAGMALCFWAGTRLVPSAPAPVTVEAPPVLYTPEKGVNAEYFASSSADAEVIVLDGVAAIPDTFELPETASTDRGPAATADIDIEPR; translated from the coding sequence ATGAATACGATGCCCGATGAAGAACTGCTGGCCCTCTGGGTGGAAGACGAGCTCGATAGCGCGTCGGCCGCCGGGGTCGAAGCGTGGGCCGCGACCCAGCCCGAGTGGTTGGCCCGCCGGGAGGACGCGCGCCAGTTGAAGGCCCTCTTCCGCCGTGCCAACATGCCGTCGGCCGAGGAGCCGCCCTATGCCGATTTCTTCAATTCCCGGATCTCCCGGGAAATCGCCCGCGAGGCGGCTGCAGCAGCCCCTGCCGCTCCCGCCCCTGCCCGCGAACGCAATTTCTTCCGCTGGCTGCTACCAGCTACCGCGGTAGCCGGCATGGCGCTCTGCTTCTGGGCTGGCACCCGATTGGTTCCTTCCGCCCCCGCTCCGGTGACGGTCGAAGCACCGCCGGTGCTCTATACCCCGGAGAAGGGTGTGAATGCCGAATACTTTGCGTCCAGCTCCGCGGATGCCGAGGTGATCGTCCTCGATGGCGTGGCCGCCATCCCGGATACCTTCGAGCTGCCGGAAACCGCTTCCACCGATCGAGGTCCGGCCGCCACGGCCGATATCGATATCGAGCCCCGATGA
- a CDS encoding nucleotide pyrophosphohydrolase, producing the protein MSDSISELTGRIRAFVAAREWQQYHNPKDMAVAIAAEAGELLQHFVWQQPDQVERRAAEKRDEIASEIADVGILLFEMAYLLGMNLGEVMEAKIARNEHRYPQDKARGNNLKYNEL; encoded by the coding sequence ATGTCCGACTCCATCTCCGAGCTCACCGGCCGCATCCGCGCCTTCGTCGCCGCACGGGAGTGGCAGCAGTATCACAACCCGAAGGACATGGCCGTGGCCATCGCCGCGGAGGCCGGGGAACTGCTCCAACATTTCGTCTGGCAGCAGCCGGATCAGGTCGAGCGCCGCGCCGCGGAGAAGCGCGACGAGATCGCCTCGGAGATCGCGGACGTGGGCATCCTGCTCTTCGAGATGGCGTATCTGCTCGGGATGAACCTGGGCGAGGTGATGGAGGCGAAGATCGCGCGCAACGAGCATCGCTACCCGCAGGACAAGGCCCGCGGGAACAATCTCAAATACAACGAGCTTTAG
- a CDS encoding FKBP-type peptidyl-prolyl cis-trans isomerase: MKSTTLFFAALAALSLAACNKPAPTTTEPAAPKADAPADAAAPAAAPTDEEKTTASGLKYKVLKSGTGTVHPKATDTVTVHYHGTLLNGKVFDSSVQRGTPASFPLNQVIKGWTEGVQLMKVGDKFKFTIPAELAYGANSPSPDIPPNSPLVFEVELLGIR; this comes from the coding sequence ATGAAATCCACCACTCTTTTCTTTGCGGCCCTCGCCGCCCTTTCGCTTGCCGCTTGCAACAAGCCGGCTCCCACGACCACGGAACCCGCTGCCCCCAAAGCGGACGCCCCGGCCGATGCCGCCGCTCCGGCAGCCGCTCCCACGGACGAAGAGAAGACCACGGCCAGCGGCCTGAAATACAAGGTCCTCAAGAGCGGCACCGGCACCGTCCACCCGAAAGCCACCGATACCGTGACCGTGCACTACCACGGCACCCTGCTGAACGGGAAGGTCTTCGACAGCTCCGTGCAGCGCGGCACCCCGGCCAGCTTCCCGCTGAACCAGGTGATCAAAGGTTGGACCGAAGGCGTGCAACTGATGAAGGTGGGTGACAAGTTCAAGTTCACCATCCCGGCGGAACTGGCCTACGGCGCGAACAGCCCGAGCCCCGACATCCCGCCGAACAGCCCGCTCGTCTTCGAGGTGGAGCTGCTCGGCATCCGCTAA
- a CDS encoding phosphoribosylformylglycinamidine synthase yields MNRIFVEKKPEFNAEARHLLHDLKESLGLEGLKGVRVIQRYDVDGLSGEEFSQAVGLILSEPQVDITSADLALAGDENAFAVEYLPGQFDQRADSAAQCVQILTGKERPLVSSAKVMVLKGGLSADEVAKVKGYVINAVDSHEARMDLPETLQPKIGVPADVAVLAGFTGKPAADLAALRKELGLAMSDADLVFCQNYFRDEEKRDPSITEIRMLDTYWSDHCRHTTFLTKIDEVNFEPGAEPVKAAWESYLATRQKLGREDKPVTLMDIALIGMRELKASGELDNLEVSEEVNAASIVVPVSISGRPEEEWLVMFKNETHNHPTEIEPFGGAATCLGGCIRDPLSGRSYVYQAMRVTGAGNPLTPFAETLPGKLPQKKICQIAAHGYSSYGNQIGLATGQVSEVYHPGYVAKRMEIGAVVAAAPRSQVFRGTPAAGDVILLTGGRTGRDGVGGATGSSKEHTDTALENSAEVQKGDAPTERKIQRLFRNPELTKKIKICNDFGAGGVSVAIGEIAPSLEIDLDAVPKKYEGLDGTELAISESQERMAVCIDPADAAYFIAECDKENLECVKVADVTDTGRLRMKWRGKVIVDLSRAFLDTNGVQQLAKVSVGAPQDLFQSAIVNPQSATALLSELNYCSQKGLGERFDSSVGAGTVLWPFGGKHQLTPPDAMVAKLPLLEGDTDVCTYMSWGFNPQISSWSPFHGAVYAVTESVCKVVAAGGRLSDIRLTLQEYFPKLGGDAARWGLPFAALLGAYHAQHGLRLAAIGGKDSMSGSFNDLDVPPTLVSFALAPGLASRALSPEFKQAGNTLSLVEVSRDDNNLPDYERLKEVAEQLHQLNAEGKLVSVKALGAGGLMHGVATSAFGNGIGAKISSDLNAYAERYFGFLIEHTAELPEALGAEKIGETIAASRLEFPAESHNLAELQAAWLGTLEPIYPTKEDTKVAETPHLTLAASFANTMHRGAATKHSKPKVLIPAFPGTNSEYDSAKAFNEAGGESEIQVFRNLTARHIEESLEAFAAQIRKSQILMFPGGFSAGDEPDGSAKFIATVIRNPRVADAIMDLIKNRDGLVLGVCNGFQALIKTGLVPYGEIRDPQAEAPTLTFNDIGRHVSCYVTTRIASTLSPWLAGMETGELHSVPVSHGEGKFLASPGVIAELAAKGQIATQYVDTEGVYSMEIDTNPNGSLFAIEGITSPCGRVFGKMAHTERSGSLVGKNIPGEKRQPIFAAGVKWFA; encoded by the coding sequence ATGAACCGCATTTTCGTCGAAAAGAAGCCCGAATTCAACGCCGAGGCCCGGCATCTCCTGCACGATCTGAAGGAGTCGCTGGGGCTGGAGGGACTGAAGGGAGTGCGGGTGATCCAGCGCTACGACGTCGACGGGCTGTCCGGGGAAGAATTCTCGCAGGCGGTGGGCCTGATCCTTTCCGAGCCGCAGGTGGATATCACTTCGGCGGACCTGGCTTTGGCCGGGGATGAAAACGCCTTCGCAGTGGAGTACCTGCCGGGGCAATTCGACCAGCGGGCAGATTCCGCGGCGCAGTGTGTGCAGATCCTGACGGGGAAGGAGCGGCCGCTCGTTTCCTCCGCCAAGGTGATGGTGCTGAAGGGCGGACTTTCCGCCGACGAGGTGGCGAAGGTGAAGGGCTACGTGATCAATGCGGTGGATTCCCACGAGGCCCGCATGGACCTGCCGGAGACCCTGCAGCCGAAGATCGGTGTGCCTGCGGACGTGGCAGTGCTGGCAGGCTTCACGGGCAAGCCCGCCGCCGATCTCGCCGCGCTGCGCAAGGAGTTGGGCCTAGCGATGTCCGATGCCGATCTGGTCTTCTGCCAGAACTATTTCCGTGACGAGGAGAAGCGCGACCCGAGCATCACGGAGATCCGGATGCTGGACACCTACTGGTCCGACCACTGCCGCCACACGACCTTCCTCACGAAGATCGACGAGGTGAACTTCGAGCCTGGCGCGGAGCCGGTGAAGGCGGCATGGGAAAGCTACTTGGCCACGCGCCAGAAACTCGGCCGCGAGGACAAGCCGGTTACGCTGATGGACATCGCGCTGATCGGCATGCGCGAGCTGAAGGCCAGCGGCGAGCTGGATAACCTGGAAGTTTCCGAGGAAGTGAATGCCGCGTCGATCGTGGTGCCGGTGAGCATCAGCGGCCGCCCGGAGGAGGAGTGGCTGGTGATGTTCAAGAACGAGACGCACAACCACCCGACGGAGATCGAGCCCTTCGGTGGCGCGGCGACCTGCCTGGGCGGCTGCATCCGCGATCCGCTTTCCGGGCGCTCTTATGTTTACCAAGCCATGCGCGTGACTGGCGCGGGTAATCCTCTCACGCCCTTTGCCGAGACACTGCCGGGCAAGCTGCCGCAGAAGAAGATCTGCCAGATCGCGGCGCACGGCTACTCCTCCTATGGCAACCAGATCGGTCTTGCGACCGGTCAGGTCTCGGAGGTCTATCACCCCGGCTATGTGGCAAAGCGGATGGAGATCGGCGCGGTGGTCGCGGCGGCTCCGCGTTCGCAGGTTTTCCGCGGTACCCCGGCAGCGGGGGATGTGATCCTTCTCACCGGCGGCCGCACCGGTCGCGATGGCGTGGGCGGAGCGACGGGCTCCTCCAAGGAGCACACGGATACCGCGCTGGAAAACTCCGCGGAAGTGCAGAAGGGCGATGCCCCGACCGAGCGCAAGATCCAGCGCCTCTTCCGTAACCCGGAGCTGACGAAGAAGATCAAGATCTGCAATGACTTCGGGGCCGGCGGCGTTTCGGTGGCGATCGGTGAGATCGCGCCCTCGCTGGAGATCGACCTCGATGCCGTGCCGAAGAAGTACGAAGGTCTCGATGGCACCGAGCTCGCGATCTCCGAATCGCAGGAGCGCATGGCCGTGTGCATCGATCCCGCGGATGCGGCCTACTTCATCGCCGAGTGCGACAAGGAGAACTTGGAGTGCGTGAAGGTGGCGGATGTCACCGATACCGGCCGCCTGCGGATGAAGTGGCGCGGCAAGGTGATCGTGGATCTCAGCCGCGCCTTCCTCGATACGAACGGCGTGCAGCAGCTTGCCAAGGTGAGCGTGGGCGCGCCCCAGGATCTCTTCCAATCCGCGATCGTGAATCCGCAGTCGGCGACGGCGCTGCTGTCCGAGCTGAACTACTGCTCGCAGAAAGGGCTGGGCGAACGCTTCGACTCCTCCGTGGGTGCGGGCACGGTGCTGTGGCCCTTCGGTGGCAAGCACCAGCTCACGCCGCCGGATGCGATGGTGGCGAAGCTGCCTTTGTTAGAAGGTGATACCGATGTGTGCACCTACATGAGCTGGGGCTTCAATCCACAGATCTCCTCTTGGTCGCCCTTCCACGGTGCAGTCTATGCAGTCACGGAATCCGTGTGCAAGGTGGTGGCCGCGGGCGGTCGCCTGAGCGATATCCGTCTCACGCTGCAGGAGTATTTCCCGAAGCTCGGCGGCGATGCCGCGCGCTGGGGTCTGCCCTTCGCCGCGCTGCTCGGTGCCTATCATGCCCAGCACGGCCTGCGCCTCGCTGCGATCGGTGGCAAGGACTCGATGTCCGGCTCCTTCAATGATCTCGATGTCCCGCCGACCTTGGTATCCTTTGCGCTGGCCCCGGGCCTCGCGAGCCGCGCGCTCTCGCCGGAGTTCAAGCAGGCGGGCAACACGCTCTCGCTGGTGGAAGTTTCCCGCGACGACAACAACCTGCCCGACTACGAGCGCCTGAAGGAAGTGGCGGAGCAGCTCCACCAGCTGAATGCGGAGGGCAAGCTGGTTTCCGTGAAGGCCTTGGGTGCCGGCGGCCTGATGCACGGCGTCGCCACCAGCGCTTTCGGCAATGGCATCGGCGCGAAGATCTCTTCGGATCTGAATGCGTATGCAGAGCGTTACTTCGGCTTCCTGATCGAGCACACGGCGGAGCTGCCGGAAGCCTTGGGTGCGGAGAAGATCGGCGAGACGATCGCCGCGTCGCGGCTTGAGTTCCCGGCGGAATCGCACAACCTCGCCGAGCTACAGGCCGCATGGCTGGGCACCTTGGAGCCAATCTATCCGACCAAGGAAGACACCAAGGTGGCCGAGACGCCGCATCTGACTTTGGCCGCTTCCTTCGCAAACACCATGCACCGCGGTGCGGCGACGAAGCACTCTAAGCCGAAGGTTCTGATCCCGGCCTTTCCCGGCACGAACAGCGAATACGACTCCGCTAAGGCCTTCAACGAAGCGGGAGGAGAGTCGGAGATCCAAGTCTTCCGCAATCTAACAGCCCGCCACATCGAAGAGTCGTTGGAAGCCTTCGCCGCTCAGATCCGCAAGTCGCAGATCCTGATGTTCCCAGGTGGTTTCAGCGCGGGCGACGAGCCGGACGGCTCGGCCAAGTTCATTGCCACGGTGATCCGCAATCCGCGCGTGGCGGATGCGATCATGGATCTGATCAAGAACCGCGACGGCCTGGTGCTGGGTGTCTGCAATGGCTTCCAAGCGCTGATCAAGACGGGCTTGGTGCCCTACGGCGAAATCCGCGATCCGCAGGCGGAGGCGCCCACGCTCACCTTCAACGACATCGGCCGCCACGTCTCCTGTTACGTCACTACCCGCATTGCCAGCACGCTTTCGCCGTGGCTTGCAGGAATGGAAACGGGCGAGCTGCACAGCGTTCCGGTCTCGCACGGCGAAGGCAAGTTCCTCGCCAGCCCGGGCGTGATCGCCGAGTTGGCGGCAAAGGGCCAGATCGCCACACAGTATGTGGATACCGAGGGTGTTTACTCGATGGAGATCGACACCAATCCGAACGGCTCGCTTTTTGCGATCGAAGGCATTACCAGCCCCTGCGGCCGGGTCTTCGGCAAGATGGCTCACACGGAGCGGAGCGGCAGCTTGGTCGGCAAGAACATCCCGGGCGAGAAGCGCCAGCCGATCTTCGCGGCCGGCGTGAAGTGGTTCGCATGA